AATTAAAACCTCTAGTAGGTTGCAAGAAAATTTGCAATTAGGTCGCGACAAAGGGCAATTGGGCAAATATTAGCTGCTGTTTAAAATAATTGTTAGTGTTAAGTATTAAAGAATTGAATAGAAGATACGTCGTACAAAGTTCTAGAAGTGCAAACACGCTGTACCTAATAATCCTTTTATAGTTTTAGTAATAGTCAAAAACGTATAATTACTTTTACTAGAAATGTAAAATAAGGCACAGCTAAAACTGCAGGTGTCTATAAGATGAGAGCAAATTAATTTTAAGAAATTTTGAACAGGGAGAAATAGAAATAGCTTAGAGAATTATCCGTTCTAGGCAAGCAGACAAAGCAGATTGAGATATTTTAGCTAGTAAATAATTGTCTCAACTTAACTCAGGCTAACAGAGTGAAACTGAAGGATTTCAAGTTGGTATAGAACATCAAATCACAATAGTAACAGGGTTGCATGTCATGAATTGTCAAAATCAGGAGATGCCAGCTAGCGATTATTGTTTCTCAACGTTTGTTGAGTTACTTAATTACAGGGCAGAAAGTCAGGCGGAGCAACAATTATACACGTTTTTGAAAAGTGGCGAGACAGAGACTGAAAAACTAACTTACAAAGAGCTACAGATGCAAGCACAAACAATTGCAGCAGCACTGCAAGCTCTAGATATGTTCGGCGAGCGAGCCTTGCTACTTTATCAGCCAGGTTTAGATTTCGTTGCGGCTTTCTTTGGGTGTTTATATGCTGGAGTTGTGGCAGTTCCAGCGTATCCACCTAGAAAAAATCAAAACCTATCGCGATTGCAGGCGATCGCCCAAGATGCTCAAGCTAAAGCTATTCTTACTTCTACATCACTGATAGAGAGTCTGCAAGCTAGCTCAACACAGGAAGGGTTAGGTATATCTGGATTGCATTGGTTAGCGACTGATAGCTTGAGTACAGATTTGGCGCTGACATGGCAACCTCCACAAATTAGCGATCGCACTTTAGCTTTTTTGCAATATACTTCCGGCTCGACAGGCAATCCCAAAGGAGTGATGGTGAGTCATGGCAATCTGCTGGCTAACTCAAGCACAATTTATCAGATGTTTGGGCATTCACCACAAAGTCAAGGCATGATTTGGCTACCACCCTATCACGATATGGGACTCATTGGTGGCATCTTGCAACCACTGTACGGCGGCTTTCCTGTTGTCTTGATGGCTTCTGTAGACTTTCTCCAAAAACCGATGCGTTGGTTGCAGGCGATTTCTCGTTATAAGGCAACAACAAGCGGCGGACCTAATTTCGCTTATGATTTGTGTTTGCGTAAAGTGACACCAGAACACTTAGCCACTCTCGATCTCAGTAGTTGGGAAGTTGCCTTTACTGGGGCTGAACCTGTAAGAGCGGAAACCATCGACAAATTTGCTGCTACTTTTGCTGAGTGTGGATTTCGTAAGGAAGCTTTCTACCCCTGCTATGGAATGGCAGAAACAACACTCATCGTATCTGGGGGTGAGAAAACAGCTTTGCCAGTAACTTATGATGTAGACAAAGTGGCACTAGAGCAGAATCGCGTTAGCAAAGGCGATCGCGGAAGTAGTCAGACTATTGTAGGTTGCGGTCGCAGCCCAAGTTCGCAAACAGTGGCGATCGTTAATCCTGACACGCTAATTCCTTGCACTTCAGAAGAAGTCGGTGAGATCTGGGTATCAGGACCGAGTGTTGCTCAAGGTTACTGGAATCAACCCGAAGAGACGGAGAAAAATTTTCGCGCCAAACTAGCAAATATTCATGAAGGTACATTCCTTCGCACAGGCGACTTGGGCTTTTTGCAAGATGGAGAGCTATTTATTACAGGGCGCATTAAAGATGTCATTATCATTCGCGGGCAAAATCACTACCCGCAAGACATCGAACTAACGGTAGAAAACAGTCACCCAGCGCTGAGAATTGGTTGTGGGGCGGCGTTCGCGATAGACTTTAAAGGTTCTGAACGGCTAGTCATTGTCCATGAAGTAGAACGCAGTTATTTACGGAAGCTCAATGTAGCCGAAGTTGTCGGGAGTATTAGACAAGCTGTCGCAGCACAACACGGGTTAGACGTTTTTGCAACAGCCCTTGTTAAAACTGGTAGCATTCCCAAAACTTCTAGTGGTAAGATTCGCCGCCGCGCTTGTCGAACTGCCTTTTTAGCAGGAAGCTTAGATATTGTAGAAGATTGGAGCGAAAACCCTCAGAACAAAGCTAAATATAGAGACTTGCAAGCTGAGGTTGAGTTGATATTACAGCAGCTCACTTCGGGCAAACAAGTATAGCGATCGCAATCATCTTGGATGATTTTCACATATTTTTGGTGATTGGAGTCACAAAATACATTTTTTTTTAAACTATTCGTGTAATATTTATAAATGTAGGAGGTATATTCAAACTAACTAGTGCCTTTTACTACCAGGGTAAAATATTTCTCAAGAATTATAGACATGCTCATAACCTTCGACATAAACTACTAGGAAGTTTCAAATTCTAGAAAGTTATCCTCACATACAGCAGATCCCCAGGATAACGGAACCCTTTGAAACTTCAGTTAAGTCATAAAACCATTATTAATATTGCAATGATTCTATTGCTTGCAAAAACGGCAAAAAAACCTTGCTCTGTGTGTCTCCCCAAGACTTACAAGAGCATGTTGATTGAGATAGCTAACCCAGGAATACCTCCCAGGCTTCAGTTGCTGAAACCTTAAGAGGACTTCCCAGGTGGTTAACATCACATATCTCAACTAGCTTCCCACAGCTAATTAAGCACGTAACTGTTGCACCTTTGCGACGGGTATGACAACAGAAACGCGAAAGGCTTCACCAAAGCTTCATACATGATGTTTCCCAATGAAAATTATGGCACACAAATCACAACTACGGCAAAAGCTTGAAATTTTGCAACGTTTAGCAAGCGCTAAAAAACGTTGGATATGGCAACAGCCCAATAGAATGGTATTCTTACCAATTTTTTACTTATTACAAATAAAAGTTTTAAAAATTTAGTTTGATTGCAACTAGCTTTCTAATTCAGAACAAGTGCAAGTTCAGAAATGATACTTGCTGAGTTTTGAATAGTTGCTCGGTATTGCTGGCTTAGGTTGACTGTAAGTGACAGGGATAAAAATGTCCCCTAAGTAACATTAGCAAAGACAAAGTAGAGAGAAGCTAATGCAATCACCTTACAAGCAGAAGATCGTAATCGCGAACGATGCTCTCCAACTTGTCTACAAAAGACTAGCTTTAGCGACGTTCCTCATTCCTCTATTAGGAACAATAGCAGCAGTTGTATCAATTTGGTGGTTAGGCATTGGTTGGTTAGAAGCGCGCTTGCTATTAAGCATGTATGCTTTAACAACCTTAGGAATTGAGATTGGCTTTCACCGTTATTTTTCGCACCGAGCATTTCAAACAAGTACTCCTGTACGAGCGATCCTAGCTGTTCTTGGCTCAATGGCTGCGCAAGGAGGTGTCATTTACTGGGTAGCGCATCATCGCCGTCATCACCAGTATACAGATGAGCCTGGAGACCCTCACTCTCCATATCTGCGTGGATTTTGGCACGCACACATAGGTTGGTTGTTTGAGGGACAGATAACAAATACTATGCTCTTTGCCAAAGACTTACTTCGCGATCCTGTGATTGGCAAAATCAATCAACTACATCATGTTTGGGTGTTGTTGGGCTTAGCCATTCCTACCATCGTAGGAGGAATAGTAACGCACACATGGATAGGAGCTTTGCAAGGATTACTCTGGGGAGGATTTGTGCGTCTGTGTTTGGCACAGCAAATCATTTCAAGTACTAACTCAATTTGTCACATGTACGGCGATCGCCCCTTTGAACTCAAAGATCGCAGTACAAATAACATCTGGCTAGCCTTCCTTAGCTGCGGACAGTCTTGGCACAATAACCATCATGCTTTTCCAAATTCAGCAGTTGCTGGGTTGCAATGGTGGCAAATTGACCCGAGTACTTGGGTCATCCGATTGCTAGAAGTCTTTGGCTTAGTTTGGGATGTGAATTGCCCAACGAAAGAGAAGCTCCAGAAAAGAACGACGTAGCTGACAGATAAATCTAAATCAATTTATGAATGCCTTGAGATGAAAAAAAGCTTCTCAAAGGCGCGAGCCTAAGCGTTTAAGACAAACAATTTACTAAAGACTAAAACCACAATGCAGAATCTTGAAACAAATACGGCACAAATTACCACTAAGCAGTTACCAACTGCAACAGAAATCCAAGCCTGGATGGTTGCTTATTTAGCTGACTTGCTAGAAGTAGACCCTGACGAAATTGACGTAACGATCCCTTTCGATCGTTATGGATTAGATTCCTCCGCAGCAGTTGGTATGACAGGTGATTTAGAAGACTGGTTAGAAACTGACATAGATCCAACTCTACTGTACGACTACCCAACAATCGAAGCTTTAGTTCAGCATTTAAGTTCTCAACTCAAAACTAAGTAGTCATTGTTGTCAGGAGAAAACCATGATAACTATCAGTAAAAAATTGACTCCCAAAAGTAAAGAGTTAATTCGCTCAGCGGC
The Chroococcidiopsis sp. TS-821 genome window above contains:
- a CDS encoding fatty acyl-AMP ligase encodes the protein MNCQNQEMPASDYCFSTFVELLNYRAESQAEQQLYTFLKSGETETEKLTYKELQMQAQTIAAALQALDMFGERALLLYQPGLDFVAAFFGCLYAGVVAVPAYPPRKNQNLSRLQAIAQDAQAKAILTSTSLIESLQASSTQEGLGISGLHWLATDSLSTDLALTWQPPQISDRTLAFLQYTSGSTGNPKGVMVSHGNLLANSSTIYQMFGHSPQSQGMIWLPPYHDMGLIGGILQPLYGGFPVVLMASVDFLQKPMRWLQAISRYKATTSGGPNFAYDLCLRKVTPEHLATLDLSSWEVAFTGAEPVRAETIDKFAATFAECGFRKEAFYPCYGMAETTLIVSGGEKTALPVTYDVDKVALEQNRVSKGDRGSSQTIVGCGRSPSSQTVAIVNPDTLIPCTSEEVGEIWVSGPSVAQGYWNQPEETEKNFRAKLANIHEGTFLRTGDLGFLQDGELFITGRIKDVIIIRGQNHYPQDIELTVENSHPALRIGCGAAFAIDFKGSERLVIVHEVERSYLRKLNVAEVVGSIRQAVAAQHGLDVFATALVKTGSIPKTSSGKIRRRACRTAFLAGSLDIVEDWSENPQNKAKYRDLQAEVELILQQLTSGKQV
- a CDS encoding acyl carrier protein, which encodes MQNLETNTAQITTKQLPTATEIQAWMVAYLADLLEVDPDEIDVTIPFDRYGLDSSAAVGMTGDLEDWLETDIDPTLLYDYPTIEALVQHLSSQLKTK
- a CDS encoding acyl-CoA desaturase, with translation MQSPYKQKIVIANDALQLVYKRLALATFLIPLLGTIAAVVSIWWLGIGWLEARLLLSMYALTTLGIEIGFHRYFSHRAFQTSTPVRAILAVLGSMAAQGGVIYWVAHHRRHHQYTDEPGDPHSPYLRGFWHAHIGWLFEGQITNTMLFAKDLLRDPVIGKINQLHHVWVLLGLAIPTIVGGIVTHTWIGALQGLLWGGFVRLCLAQQIISSTNSICHMYGDRPFELKDRSTNNIWLAFLSCGQSWHNNHHAFPNSAVAGLQWWQIDPSTWVIRLLEVFGLVWDVNCPTKEKLQKRTT